The genome window CGACAGATGTACCCAAATGGATGGGGTAGACGTCGCCCATggttacagaatcacagtgttttaacagcacggaaggaggccattcagcccatcgtgcctgcaccagctcGCCAGATGAGCGTTATGACCTGGTGTCACTGCCTTGCCCTTACCCTTGCACGTCAGatgattatctgaatagaaacaatgtcctCTCGAAACCCCCTACATATTATGGCGCATCCTGCATGTGTGGGATGGGCGGGGGAGAccggtcgggggaggggggtggggtctgCCATTGCCCACTCGTAACTCCATCCCGGCTAAGACAGCACACTCGAGGGGTCACAGGTTAAGAGCGACATAGTCCCCAAGCACCGAGAGTCGCTGGGGGAACTGATTACCTTAGAACTTGGAAAAGACAGGGAGATAAAAAAGGAAAGAGGTGACCCATGTTTATGAGGTTCCAATACACAATTTATTCCAAATTGGTACACTTAACCatttgcagagtttgaggagaatTTACAGTTTAGAAGATTGGGAATTTTCAGTTGgttcagagaagagagagaaaggcaatCTCTGGAACATTAATTCattggagagggagagttagACGGCCTGTTCTGTGGCTTCCCACACGGAATTCAGCTTTTCCCGCATTTGCTGGTCATAGCTTCTCAGCTTGCCGCTCAAGTCCTCAGCGTAGGGGACGAGGTTCTTCTGCAGCTCTTGGGCCTTCTGCACGATCTTGACCTGGAGCTCTGACACGAAGGGGATGAGGCCCTTTTGGAACTGCTCGATGCCCTGGCTCACTTTCACTTGGATCTCCTCGGAGTAAGGCGCCGTCTTCTCCCGGAAGGTCTCCATGCTGAGCTGGATCATCTCCTGGAGCTCCTCCACTCCGGCTGAGAGGTCCCTGCGGATGGTCTCGGGGTTCAGGTCGACCTGCTCCCTCAGGGTCTCCCGCAGGTTCTCCAGGCCCACGTTGAGCTTCTCGTTCAGCTGCTCGGTGTAGGGGGACAACTTCTGGTTC of Carcharodon carcharias isolate sCarCar2 chromosome 29, sCarCar2.pri, whole genome shotgun sequence contains these proteins:
- the LOC121270963 gene encoding apolipoprotein A-IV-like; translated protein: MGQSFSIDLTRPNTMKFISIVLALTVLTGSQAFTFPWQHEHRTRFEEAKAAFWDYVSQATDIAQENIEAIKHSDMGAEINEKIRQSMDNANLYALEFSKVMNPLAQDLVDNLNTNAEMMRQQIVQNLQEVNQKLSPYTEQLNEKLNVGLENLRETLREQVDLNPETIRRDLSAGVEELQEMIQLSMETFREKTAPYSEEIQVKVSQGIEQFQKGLIPFVSELQVKIVQKAQELQKNLVPYAEDLSGKLRSYDQQMREKLNSVWEATEQAV